One window from the genome of Vidua chalybeata isolate OUT-0048 chromosome 3, bVidCha1 merged haplotype, whole genome shotgun sequence encodes:
- the LOC128785499 gene encoding filaggrin-like, whose translation MASEEDLAERGTSSPAASTIQVPRAARPGASENLRCPICRAGNNDRASVTWRWHPFCFYCMVEWFHRRVESLIRQSTFPLTFHMVGDSNSEVHPIDESISSASHNQGEQAGSRSTGRCQHHAPGRQYRKSCSRRCSGCHGGSHGGSRRGRAQEKTRSRYPRRHHNGRARVQQAQGYNHSSSRRRRQSRAQNTARDKGQRTQRHVRALSRRRKRRQQEYQVSFIEPRAIRSQSRQRSNRSSSQTLREYLREMERDEGQALRHDWYIRASSGRSRRQQRGRQLSYRELQMTRSRTPQRFCSTLPLKESRRRMECYDRQIEQGVHASPRRSERLQQGRQASFIEPQMTRSRSRGRSRSTQHQTLRENLRRMERDISTSSGCRERHRRRRQVGFTKP comes from the coding sequence ATGGCCTCAGAGGAAGACCTGGCAGAAAGAGGCACCTcttcccctgctgccagcaccatcCAGGTGCCCCGGGCTGCACGTCCAGGTGCTTCAGAGAACCTAAGGTGCCCAATCTGCAGGGCTGGCAATAATGACCGAGCCTCTGTGACCTGGCGTTGGCACCCTTTCTGTTTTTACTGCATGGTGGAGTGGTTCCACAGAAGAGTGGAGAGCCTGATACGCCAGTCAACTTTCCCACTTACATTCCACATGGTGGGAGACAGTAACTCTGAGGTGCACCCCATTGATGAGTCCATCAGCTCTGCCAGCCATAATCAAGGAGAGCAAGCTGGGTCCCGCTCTACAGGAAGATGTCAGCATCATGCCCCAGGACGACAGTATCGCAAGTCTTGCAGCAGAAGATGTAGTGGTTGCCACGGTGGCAGCCACGGTGGCAGCCGCCGTGGCAGGGCCCAAGAGAAGACCCGAAGCAGGTATCCAAGGAGGCACCACAATGGCCGTGCCAGGGTCCAGCAGGCCCAGGGCTACAACCACTCAAGCAGCAGGAGACGAcggcagagcagggctcagaACACTGCTCGTGACAAGGGCCAAAGGACCCAACGGCATGTCCGTGCCCTCTCAAGGAGGCGTAAGCGCCGTCAGCAAGAATACCAGGTTTCTTTCATAGAACCGAGGGCAATACGGAGCCAATCCCGGCAGAGGTCGAACAGATCTTCCAGCCAAACACTGAGGGAGTATCTAAGGGAGATGGAACGCGATGAGGGACAAGCTCTAAGGCATGATTGGTACATCCGTGCCTCTTCAGGGAGGAGCAGGCGCCAACAGCGGGGGCGCCAGCTTTCTTACAGAGAACTGCAGATGACAAGGAGCCGAACCCCACAGAGGTTCTGTAGCACGCTGCCCCTGAAGGAGAGTCGAAGGAGGATGGAATGCTATGACAGACAGATTGAACAGGGTGTCCATGCCTCCCCAAGGAGGAGTGAGCGCCTTCAGCAAGGACGCCAAGCTTCTTTCATTGAACCACAGATGACAAGGAGCCGATCCCGGGGGAGGTCCCGCAGCACACAGCACCAAACACTGCGGGAGAATCTAAGGAGGATGGAACGTGACATCTCAACCTCCTCGGGGTGCCGTGAGCGCCATCGGCGGAGACGCCAGGTCGGTTTCACTAAACCATAG